The following proteins are co-located in the Rhodococcus opacus B4 genome:
- a CDS encoding serine hydrolase domain-containing protein, producing the protein MTAQVVTKMYRRRGLAAVAAALLLVTASCSDDSSSTGASATSTTTQTGSPAAEAGPAQIDPGVADRLDEAIEKAMSMAAIPGAIVGVWGPDGDYVKAFGVADKSTGAPMEADFYHRIGSVTKTFTVTGLLQLVDEDKVALDDPISKYVEGVPAGDQITLRQLARMQSGLPNYTANKDFQQALLSDPMRNFTPPELLGYAFTQPASFPPGQGFEYSNTNTVLLGLVVEKVSGMPLPEYISQKIIQPLKMADTSFPTTNAFPEPHAQGYTEQTLDEKEAVATDWNPSWGWAAGAMISTLDDLRIWAPALATGTLLQPATQAQRLETVTAPGLASDVGYGLGIFDIAGWIGHNGSLPGYQTVCIYLPEKETTVAIMLNTDVPYEDSEPSTALAGAVTEVITPEHIYRLRPGVQNPDASPPATPTPSETPAPSTTPAPPTS; encoded by the coding sequence ATGACAGCTCAGGTCGTGACCAAGATGTATCGACGACGAGGCCTCGCGGCGGTCGCGGCGGCATTGCTGCTGGTGACGGCGTCGTGCTCCGACGACTCGTCCTCGACGGGCGCCTCGGCGACCTCGACGACGACGCAGACGGGATCGCCGGCGGCCGAGGCGGGCCCCGCGCAGATCGACCCGGGGGTCGCGGACCGACTCGACGAGGCGATCGAGAAGGCGATGTCGATGGCGGCGATTCCCGGCGCGATCGTGGGCGTGTGGGGGCCCGACGGCGATTACGTGAAGGCGTTCGGCGTCGCCGACAAGTCGACGGGCGCGCCGATGGAGGCCGATTTCTATCACCGGATCGGCAGTGTGACAAAGACGTTCACGGTGACAGGTCTGCTGCAACTGGTCGACGAAGACAAGGTGGCCCTCGACGACCCGATCTCGAAGTACGTGGAGGGCGTGCCGGCGGGCGACCAGATCACGCTGCGCCAACTCGCCCGGATGCAGAGCGGGCTGCCCAACTACACGGCAAACAAGGACTTCCAGCAGGCGTTGCTCTCCGACCCGATGCGGAACTTCACGCCTCCAGAACTGCTGGGTTACGCGTTCACCCAGCCCGCGTCCTTCCCACCCGGCCAGGGGTTCGAGTATTCGAACACGAACACGGTCTTGCTGGGGCTCGTCGTCGAGAAGGTCAGCGGAATGCCGCTCCCGGAGTACATCTCGCAGAAGATCATCCAGCCGCTGAAGATGGCGGACACCAGCTTCCCGACCACCAACGCGTTCCCCGAACCGCACGCGCAGGGCTACACCGAGCAGACCCTGGACGAGAAGGAAGCCGTCGCCACCGATTGGAATCCGTCCTGGGGCTGGGCGGCAGGCGCCATGATCTCCACCCTCGACGACCTGCGCATCTGGGCGCCCGCACTGGCCACGGGAACACTGCTGCAACCGGCCACGCAGGCGCAGCGGCTCGAGACGGTGACCGCGCCGGGTCTGGCATCCGATGTCGGCTACGGCCTGGGTATCTTCGACATCGCGGGCTGGATCGGGCACAACGGCAGCCTCCCCGGCTACCAGACGGTGTGCATCTACCTTCCCGAGAAGGAGACCACGGTCGCGATCATGCTCAACACCGACGTCCCGTACGAGGACAGCGAACCGAGCACGGCGCTCGCCGGAGCCGTCACCGAAGTCATCACGCCCGAGCACATCTACCGGCTCCGGCCCGGGGTGCAGAACCCGGACGCGTCGCCCCCCGCCACCCCGACGCCGTCGGAGACACCGGCGCCCTCCACGACCCCCGCCCCGCCGACCAGCTGA
- a CDS encoding NAD(P)H-binding protein, with translation MTILVTGATGNIGRMLVDHLLARGATDVRALTNHPDRAQLPDSVTVVEGYLRRLDSLPAAFDGVDSLYLAPTPDTAPDALRLAKRAGVRHVVDLSGPHDGHWGDVARAVEASGIEWTHLWPGEFMENAGILAPQIAAGDTVREPYPTAANAPIAMDDIAEVAAVALLDDGHVGKSYELTGPETITRADLVRELGAALGRNIEYRQVSLDEAVDVLTPAMGEYARWYLEGMASLVDAPQQANRLVEQLTGRPATTFAQWASAHAGEFSGPG, from the coding sequence ATGACGATTCTCGTGACGGGGGCAACCGGGAACATCGGCCGAATGCTCGTCGACCACCTGCTCGCGCGGGGTGCGACGGACGTCCGGGCACTCACGAATCATCCTGACAGGGCGCAACTTCCAGACTCGGTCACCGTCGTCGAGGGATACCTCCGCAGACTCGACAGCCTGCCCGCGGCGTTCGACGGCGTCGATTCCCTGTATCTCGCACCGACTCCCGACACCGCCCCGGACGCGCTGCGCCTGGCGAAGCGGGCCGGAGTCCGGCACGTCGTCGACCTCTCCGGTCCCCACGACGGCCACTGGGGCGACGTCGCACGCGCCGTCGAGGCGTCCGGCATCGAATGGACACACCTGTGGCCCGGCGAGTTCATGGAGAACGCGGGAATCCTGGCACCGCAGATCGCCGCCGGCGACACCGTGCGCGAGCCGTATCCGACAGCGGCGAACGCACCCATCGCCATGGACGACATCGCCGAGGTCGCCGCCGTCGCCCTCCTCGACGACGGACACGTCGGGAAGTCGTACGAACTCACCGGTCCCGAGACGATCACCCGCGCCGACCTCGTCCGCGAACTGGGCGCCGCCCTCGGCCGGAACATCGAGTACCGCCAGGTGTCGCTGGACGAGGCGGTGGACGTCCTGACGCCGGCGATGGGTGAATACGCCCGCTGGTACCTGGAGGGGATGGCGAGCCTGGTCGACGCCCCGCAGCAGGCGAACCGCCTCGTCGAGCAACTCACCGGCCGCCCGGCGACCACCTTCGCGCAGTGGGCGTCGGCGCACGCCGGCGAGTTCAGCGGTCCGGGGTGA
- a CDS encoding very short patch repair endonuclease, which translates to MPVTDPATSARMRAQRRRDTAPELALRRELHRRGVRYFVDRAPMKGVRRRADLVFPRRKVAVYVDGCFWHSCPQHATFPKNNAQWWAEKLAGNVTRDRNTDSTLTDAGWTVVRIWEHENPVVAADRVQAALRRGR; encoded by the coding sequence ATGCCCGTCACCGACCCCGCGACCAGCGCCCGGATGCGGGCGCAGCGGCGCCGCGACACGGCACCCGAACTCGCTCTGCGCCGGGAACTGCACCGGCGTGGGGTCCGGTACTTCGTGGACCGGGCACCGATGAAGGGTGTTCGGCGGCGCGCCGACCTGGTGTTTCCGCGTCGCAAGGTGGCCGTGTACGTGGACGGGTGTTTCTGGCACAGCTGCCCGCAGCACGCGACGTTCCCGAAGAACAACGCGCAGTGGTGGGCCGAGAAGCTCGCCGGGAACGTCACCCGCGACCGGAACACCGACTCGACGCTGACCGACGCCGGGTGGACGGTGGTGCGGATATGGGAGCACGAGAATCCGGTGGTCGCCGCGGACCGGGTCCAGGCCGCCCTGCGCCGCGGACGGTGA
- a CDS encoding DNA cytosine methyltransferase, translating into MVGLFAGIGGLELGLREHGWNTELLCEIDPGAQAVLRTRFTDVPVHSDVTKLRSLPQNIELVAAGFPCQDLSQAGRTAGITGARSGLVDEVFRLVKRKRGPRWLLIENVPFMLQLGRGAAMRHITDALEDLGYMWAYRVVDARAFGLPQRRQRVLMLASRTEDPRAVLFGEDAGERPVDDPTDFPCGFYWTEGTRGLGWAVNAVPTLKGGSSVGIASPPAVRLPSGEIVTPGLVDAERLQGFDPDWTAPAALVPGLRNSHRWKLVGNAVSVRMASWVGRRLLEPAEYERGIETPMKPGDAWPVAAWGSNRQAFRVHTSTWPVQEPYEDLSGFLEDTRLLSARATAGFLKRARMGNLRFVPGFIDDVESHLDRMGGFPEAAA; encoded by the coding sequence ATGGTGGGCCTGTTCGCCGGTATCGGCGGGCTCGAGTTGGGTCTGAGGGAGCACGGCTGGAACACCGAACTGCTCTGTGAGATCGATCCGGGCGCCCAGGCGGTTCTGCGTACCCGATTCACGGACGTCCCAGTGCATTCCGATGTCACCAAGCTGCGTTCCCTCCCCCAGAACATCGAACTCGTCGCCGCCGGATTCCCCTGCCAGGACCTCTCCCAGGCCGGCCGGACCGCAGGCATCACCGGTGCGCGTTCCGGTCTCGTCGACGAGGTGTTCCGGTTGGTGAAGCGGAAGAGGGGCCCGCGCTGGCTCCTGATCGAGAACGTGCCGTTCATGCTGCAGCTGGGTCGCGGGGCGGCTATGAGGCACATCACGGACGCCCTCGAGGACCTCGGCTACATGTGGGCGTACCGGGTGGTCGACGCGCGCGCCTTCGGCCTCCCTCAGCGCCGGCAGCGGGTCCTGATGCTCGCGTCGCGGACGGAGGACCCGCGCGCGGTCCTGTTCGGTGAGGATGCCGGGGAACGCCCCGTCGACGATCCCACCGATTTCCCGTGCGGTTTCTACTGGACGGAGGGCACCCGCGGCCTGGGGTGGGCGGTCAACGCGGTGCCCACGCTCAAGGGCGGTTCGTCGGTCGGGATCGCGAGCCCGCCCGCCGTGCGACTGCCGTCGGGCGAGATCGTGACCCCCGGCCTGGTGGACGCCGAACGCCTGCAGGGCTTCGACCCGGACTGGACGGCGCCCGCCGCGCTGGTGCCCGGTCTGCGGAACAGCCATCGGTGGAAGCTCGTCGGCAACGCGGTGAGTGTGCGGATGGCGTCGTGGGTCGGTCGGCGGCTGCTCGAGCCGGCCGAGTACGAGCGGGGCATCGAGACGCCGATGAAGCCCGGCGACGCGTGGCCGGTGGCGGCGTGGGGCAGCAACCGGCAGGCGTTCCGCGTGCACACGTCGACGTGGCCGGTGCAGGAACCGTACGAGGATCTCAGCGGATTCCTGGAGGACACCCGGCTGCTGTCCGCGCGCGCGACCGCCGGTTTCCTGAAACGGGCCCGGATGGGCAATCTGCGTTTCGTGCCCGGTTTCATCGACGACGTCGAGAGCCACCTCGACCGCATGGGCGGCTTCCCCGAGGCCGCCGCGTAG
- a CDS encoding putative glycolipid-binding domain-containing protein, whose translation MSIQASGASTWPAVLTWRADNAPRMESVRVQLNGDRIKAAGRIIGGECPEHPAFSASYDLVTDESGVTRRLSLRTSVAAGERQMSISRDEEGTWMVEHGANHQRSTFDGALDVDMVLSPFFNALPIRRYGLHLGSEDIEVPVVYVNLLDLRVEGAILTYSSGPDGIHVLSPVSSSSVTVDRDGFIIDYPGLAERI comes from the coding sequence GTGAGCATCCAAGCCTCCGGTGCCTCGACCTGGCCCGCAGTACTGACGTGGCGGGCGGACAACGCACCCCGAATGGAATCGGTGCGCGTCCAGCTGAACGGCGACCGCATCAAGGCCGCAGGCCGGATCATCGGCGGCGAGTGCCCCGAGCATCCCGCGTTCAGCGCGTCCTACGACCTCGTCACCGACGAGAGCGGCGTCACCCGCAGGCTGTCGCTGCGGACGTCCGTCGCGGCCGGTGAGCGGCAGATGTCGATCAGCCGGGACGAAGAGGGCACGTGGATGGTGGAGCACGGCGCCAACCATCAGCGGTCCACGTTCGACGGCGCCCTCGACGTCGACATGGTGCTCAGCCCCTTCTTCAACGCCCTGCCCATCCGGCGGTACGGCCTGCACCTCGGGTCCGAGGACATCGAGGTCCCCGTCGTCTACGTGAACCTCCTGGACCTGCGGGTCGAGGGCGCGATCCTCACCTACAGCAGCGGTCCGGACGGCATCCACGTGCTGTCGCCGGTATCGAGTTCCTCGGTGACGGTCGACCGCGACGGGTTCATCATCGACTACCCGGGCCTGGCGGAACGGATCTAG
- a CDS encoding prephenate dehydrogenase encodes MCQPVRVSETPSTPPVCVLGLGLIGGSLLRAAVRAGREAWGHNRSAPSVDAARADGFDADTDLVAVLQRASAASALIVIAVPVPAVAPTLTAIALYAPNCPITDVVSVKAEVAAAAARQGLADRYVGGHPMAGTSASGWSVGSADLFREAVWVVGTDDGVDPGIWTQVAQLALDCGSVVVPAESAEHDRAVARISHLPHLLAETLAITGARGGPLALGLAAGSFRDGTRVAGSAPGLVRAMCEGNRDALLIALDEALTLLQDARTELSEQSSAATLVDDGHAARLTYDNQETWEISGIVPGRAGWIEEMRDAGRRGGRLRRL; translated from the coding sequence ATGTGCCAACCTGTTCGGGTGTCTGAAACCCCTTCCACACCTCCGGTGTGCGTGCTCGGCCTGGGATTGATCGGCGGTTCGCTGCTGCGTGCGGCAGTGCGCGCGGGCCGCGAAGCGTGGGGTCACAACCGGTCCGCGCCGTCCGTCGACGCCGCCCGCGCGGACGGATTCGACGCCGACACCGATCTGGTCGCGGTGCTCCAGCGTGCGTCCGCCGCATCCGCGCTGATCGTGATCGCGGTCCCGGTGCCCGCCGTCGCCCCCACCCTCACCGCGATCGCCCTGTACGCACCGAACTGCCCGATCACCGACGTCGTCAGCGTCAAGGCCGAGGTCGCGGCGGCCGCGGCCCGCCAGGGACTCGCCGACCGCTACGTGGGCGGACATCCGATGGCGGGAACGTCGGCGTCCGGGTGGAGCGTCGGCAGTGCCGACCTGTTCCGAGAGGCCGTGTGGGTGGTCGGCACCGACGACGGCGTCGACCCCGGCATCTGGACGCAGGTCGCGCAACTCGCCCTGGACTGCGGTTCCGTCGTCGTGCCCGCCGAGTCCGCCGAACACGACCGGGCGGTCGCGCGCATCTCGCACCTGCCGCACCTGCTGGCCGAGACCCTCGCGATCACCGGCGCCCGCGGCGGACCGCTGGCGCTGGGCCTGGCGGCCGGCTCGTTCCGGGACGGCACCCGGGTGGCGGGCAGCGCGCCCGGACTCGTCCGGGCCATGTGCGAGGGCAACCGCGACGCCCTGCTGATCGCACTGGACGAGGCGTTGACGCTGCTGCAGGACGCGCGAACCGAACTGTCGGAACAGTCGTCCGCGGCGACACTCGTCGACGACGGTCACGCCGCCCGCCTGACCTACGACAACCAGGAGACGTGGGAGATCAGCGGCATCGTCCCCGGCCGCGCGGGCTGGATCGAGGAGATGCGAGACGCCGGCCGGCGCGGGGGGCGGCTCCGCCGCCTGTGA
- a CDS encoding tRNA adenosine deaminase-associated protein has translation MGAQRAENNSASTDRAEDLEGFGVAVVHEDGRWKVKALTSAALTSLSVAEEELRALRSAGAFFGLLDVDDEFFIVLRPAPSGTRLLLSDATAAIDYDIAADVLEALNVEVPDIDPDDLDDVEPWEEGDLSLLADLGLPEPVLAVITSETDLYPDEQLAMIAQRLGFTTELTGVLDKLPR, from the coding sequence ATGGGTGCACAGCGCGCGGAAAACAACAGCGCCTCCACGGATCGGGCAGAGGATCTGGAGGGCTTCGGTGTCGCAGTAGTACACGAGGACGGCCGGTGGAAGGTGAAGGCCCTCACGTCGGCTGCTCTGACCAGTTTGAGCGTCGCGGAGGAGGAGCTTCGGGCCCTCCGTAGCGCGGGCGCGTTCTTCGGTCTGCTGGACGTGGACGACGAGTTCTTCATCGTGCTCCGTCCGGCGCCGTCCGGAACGCGTCTGCTGCTCTCCGACGCCACCGCCGCCATCGACTACGACATCGCCGCCGACGTCCTCGAGGCGCTCAACGTCGAGGTCCCGGACATCGATCCGGACGACCTCGACGACGTCGAGCCATGGGAGGAGGGCGACCTGTCGCTGCTCGCCGACCTCGGTCTGCCCGAACCCGTGCTGGCGGTCATCACGTCCGAGACGGATCTCTACCCCGACGAGCAGCTCGCGATGATCGCGCAGCGGCTCGGGTTCACCACGGAACTGACCGGGGTCCTCGACAAGCTTCCCCGGTAG
- a CDS encoding nucleoside deaminase has product MTLQDDERMIRAAIEAARAATDADVPVGAVVFDADGVEVSRAVNSREAMADPTAHAEIIALRAAARVYGDGWRLEGATLAVTLEPCTMCAGALVLARISRVVFGAWEPKTGAVGSLWDVVRDRRLTHRPQVRGGVLEDECAGILEDFFRERR; this is encoded by the coding sequence GTGACTCTTCAGGACGACGAGCGGATGATCCGCGCGGCGATCGAGGCGGCCCGCGCCGCCACCGACGCCGACGTGCCCGTGGGTGCGGTGGTGTTCGACGCGGACGGCGTCGAGGTGTCGCGGGCCGTGAACTCGCGGGAGGCGATGGCGGATCCGACGGCCCACGCGGAGATCATCGCGCTGCGGGCCGCCGCGCGGGTGTACGGAGACGGCTGGCGCCTCGAGGGGGCGACGCTGGCGGTGACGCTGGAGCCGTGCACGATGTGCGCGGGCGCGCTCGTGCTGGCCCGGATCTCCCGGGTGGTGTTCGGGGCGTGGGAGCCGAAGACCGGTGCTGTCGGTTCGTTGTGGGATGTGGTCCGCGACCGCCGTCTCACACACCGCCCGCAGGTCAGGGGCGGTGTTCTGGAGGACGAGTGCGCCGGCATCCTCGAAGACTTCTTCCGTGAGCGACGCTGA
- a CDS encoding CsbD family protein: MGIADKASNKAEDLKGQAKEATGKATGDPDLRDEGKADQASSAVKDAGEKVKDAAKNLKDKLT; this comes from the coding sequence GTGGGAATCGCAGACAAAGCTTCGAACAAGGCGGAAGACCTCAAGGGCCAGGCCAAGGAAGCCACCGGTAAGGCGACGGGCGACCCGGACCTGCGCGACGAGGGCAAAGCCGACCAGGCGTCCTCGGCGGTGAAGGATGCCGGCGAGAAGGTCAAGGACGCCGCGAAGAACCTCAAGGACAAGCTCACGTAA
- a CDS encoding YceI family protein, with product MKKLWWLVGAVVVVVLAVLVGPWFYGQFIAEDDAPAASVSTEGAEAATGSVDGQWTVTPGQGSNQTAAGYTVHEILNGASVTVVGSTGDVTGNASVEDGKLTAGEVTVQVATIATDQSRRDNQFRGNVMDTATFPTATFTLDSPVDLSGLPADGSVGTVSAQGMLTLKGQSRPVTVDIDVLRSGDDLIASGSIPVTWTDFGVTPPSLGFVTVDGNGTVDFLVSFARS from the coding sequence ATGAAAAAGCTGTGGTGGTTGGTCGGCGCAGTAGTCGTTGTCGTACTCGCGGTGCTGGTGGGACCGTGGTTCTACGGCCAATTCATCGCAGAGGACGACGCTCCGGCGGCCTCGGTGTCGACCGAGGGCGCGGAGGCTGCCACCGGGTCCGTCGACGGTCAGTGGACCGTCACACCCGGGCAGGGCTCCAACCAGACGGCTGCCGGGTACACCGTCCACGAAATCCTCAACGGCGCCAGCGTCACCGTGGTCGGGTCGACCGGCGACGTGACCGGCAACGCGTCCGTCGAGGACGGGAAACTCACCGCCGGCGAGGTGACCGTACAGGTGGCGACGATCGCGACCGATCAGTCCCGTCGCGACAACCAGTTCCGTGGCAACGTGATGGACACCGCGACGTTCCCCACGGCCACGTTCACGCTCGATTCGCCGGTCGATCTGTCCGGGCTGCCCGCGGACGGTTCGGTGGGAACGGTGTCCGCGCAGGGCATGCTGACGCTGAAGGGCCAGTCGCGTCCGGTGACCGTCGACATCGATGTGCTGCGCTCCGGCGACGACCTCATCGCGTCGGGGAGCATCCCGGTCACGTGGACGGACTTCGGTGTGACGCCCCCGTCACTGGGCTTCGTGACCGTGGACGGCAACGGCACGGTCGACTTCCTGGTCAGCTTCGCGCGTTCCTGA
- a CDS encoding sterol desaturase family protein: MWDTVTSAWNSALLTPLHEPVTLAIPAFVLFLAIEWFAARHLEDAATDPDGRSRPVRGGYERRDARASVAMGAVSILTTTFWKLLALIGYSAIWVYLAPWHLPADAWYTWVILILGVDVLFYAYHRMSHRIRLIWATHQAHHSSEYFNFSTALRQKWNNSAEIFMWIPLPLIGIPPWMVFIGFSVNLVYQFFVHTERIDKLPRPVEFVFNTPSHHRVHHGCDPEYLDRNYAGILIVWDRMFGTFQPETHRPTYGLTKPVGTYNIWTLQTHEYAAIGRDWRRASSWRDRLGYVFGPPGWTPSGTREADQEVDRAVAVHGHEAQ; this comes from the coding sequence ATGTGGGACACCGTGACGTCGGCCTGGAACTCGGCGCTGCTGACGCCACTGCACGAACCCGTGACACTGGCCATCCCGGCGTTCGTCCTGTTCCTGGCCATCGAATGGTTCGCGGCCCGGCACCTCGAGGACGCCGCCACCGACCCCGACGGCCGGTCCCGCCCGGTGCGGGGCGGCTACGAACGGCGCGACGCGCGGGCGAGCGTCGCGATGGGCGCCGTGTCGATCCTGACGACCACGTTCTGGAAGCTCCTCGCCCTGATCGGGTACTCCGCCATCTGGGTGTACCTCGCGCCGTGGCACCTGCCCGCGGACGCCTGGTACACGTGGGTGATCCTCATCCTCGGCGTCGACGTGCTGTTCTACGCGTATCACCGGATGTCGCACCGCATCCGCCTCATCTGGGCCACCCACCAGGCGCACCACTCGAGCGAGTACTTCAACTTCTCCACCGCGCTGCGCCAGAAGTGGAACAACAGCGCCGAGATCTTCATGTGGATTCCCTTGCCGTTGATCGGCATTCCACCGTGGATGGTGTTCATCGGGTTCTCCGTGAACCTCGTCTACCAGTTCTTCGTCCACACCGAGCGCATCGACAAGCTGCCCCGGCCCGTCGAGTTCGTGTTCAACACACCCTCACACCACCGCGTCCACCACGGCTGCGACCCCGAATACCTCGACCGCAACTACGCCGGCATCCTCATCGTCTGGGACCGGATGTTCGGCACGTTCCAACCCGAAACCCACCGCCCCACCTACGGGCTCACGAAACCGGTGGGCACCTACAACATCTGGACACTGCAGACCCACGAATACGCCGCCATCGGCCGGGACTGGCGCCGGGCTTCGTCGTGGCGCGACAGGCTCGGCTACGTGTTCGGCCCGCCCGGCTGGACGCCGTCAGGAACGCGCGAAGCTGACCAGGAAGTCGACCGTGCCGTTGCCGTCCACGGTCACGAAGCCCAGTGA
- a CDS encoding RrF2 family transcriptional regulator, translating to MHITAKVDYAVRTLIELAAAGPSPSKAEFLAQSQTIPHKFLEAVLADLRRGGLVNSRRGPDGGYWLARPAEDITIADVIRTVEGPLASVRGERPEDVDYCGPAAKLQDVWIAVRVNLRAVLENVSLADVANGQLPGFLGALTSDPGAWERRTRPVTTADEGGALG from the coding sequence GTGCACATCACCGCCAAGGTGGACTACGCCGTGCGGACGCTGATCGAACTGGCCGCTGCCGGACCGTCCCCGTCCAAGGCCGAGTTCCTGGCACAGTCGCAGACCATCCCGCACAAGTTCCTCGAGGCCGTCCTCGCCGACCTCCGGCGCGGCGGACTGGTGAACAGCCGGCGCGGCCCCGACGGCGGCTACTGGCTGGCGCGTCCCGCCGAGGACATCACGATCGCCGACGTGATCCGGACCGTCGAGGGTCCGCTGGCGTCGGTGCGCGGTGAACGCCCCGAGGACGTCGACTACTGCGGTCCCGCGGCCAAACTGCAGGACGTGTGGATCGCGGTGCGGGTGAACCTGCGCGCCGTGCTCGAGAACGTGAGCCTCGCGGACGTGGCGAACGGGCAGTTGCCCGGCTTCCTCGGCGCGTTGACGTCCGACCCGGGAGCCTGGGAGCGTCGCACCCGCCCGGTTACGACGGCTGACGAGGGCGGAGCGCTCGGCTGA
- a CDS encoding IclR family transcriptional regulator, producing MAITGSVTIRSLRLLELFTPASPRLTLSDLSRKSGYPLSTVHRLTSDLIEWGALERDSSGRFTVGLKLWEIASLAPRGTMLRELAMPVMEDLSQITRENVQLGIAEGTEVVFVERIAGQKAVPVHTRVGGRFPLTASGIGLALLAYMPTDVQEQVLAGPIEKFTERTVTDPAVLRRTLAEIRRSEVAISDRQVTMDAVSVASPIFERPGTAVAAVSLVVSAENASVNALVPLVRAAGRTISRALRPRQPS from the coding sequence ATGGCGATCACCGGTTCGGTGACCATTCGCTCGCTGCGGCTCCTCGAGCTGTTCACCCCCGCGTCGCCACGGCTGACCCTCAGCGACCTGTCGCGGAAGTCCGGGTACCCGCTGAGCACCGTGCACCGGCTGACCAGCGACCTCATCGAATGGGGCGCCCTCGAGCGTGACAGCAGCGGTCGCTTCACGGTCGGGCTGAAGCTGTGGGAGATCGCGTCGCTCGCGCCGCGCGGCACCATGCTGCGCGAACTGGCGATGCCGGTGATGGAAGACCTGTCGCAGATCACGCGGGAGAACGTCCAACTCGGCATCGCGGAGGGCACCGAGGTCGTGTTCGTCGAACGCATCGCCGGGCAGAAGGCGGTACCCGTGCACACCCGCGTCGGTGGCAGGTTCCCGCTGACGGCGTCCGGCATCGGGCTCGCGCTGCTCGCGTACATGCCCACCGACGTGCAGGAGCAGGTGCTGGCCGGGCCGATCGAAAAGTTCACCGAGCGGACCGTCACCGACCCCGCCGTGCTGCGGCGAACCCTCGCCGAGATCCGCCGGTCCGAGGTGGCGATCAGTGATCGTCAGGTGACCATGGACGCCGTCTCCGTCGCTTCGCCGATCTTCGAACGCCCCGGAACGGCGGTCGCGGCCGTGTCGCTGGTGGTGTCGGCGGAGAACGCGTCGGTGAACGCGCTGGTCCCGCTGGTGCGCGCGGCCGGCCGGACGATCAGCCGAGCGCTCCGCCCTCGTCAGCCGTCGTAA
- a CDS encoding PDR/VanB family oxidoreductase has protein sequence MPTAPEPVLELELTARTTGADGVVVLEFRDPSGAALPGWTPGAHIDLLLTPELTRQYSLCGDPADTGTWRVAVLREAMGRGGSQFVHDKLSEGDTVTVRGPRNHFALEPSPRYVFVAGGIGITPILTMAHAAENAGADWTLVYGGRSRSSMAFADTLAERFDDRVVIHPQDEHGLIDLPGLLGNVRENTLVYCCGPAPLLDAVTAHCDDWPSGTLHLERFAAKDLEEPVRAEGFEVELTLSGKTVTVAPEQSILQAVTAAGVQVLSSCEEGTCGTCETPVLGGTVDHRDSLLTADEQAANDTMMICVSRASCPRLTLEL, from the coding sequence ATGCCTACCGCCCCCGAACCCGTACTCGAGCTGGAGCTGACCGCCAGGACCACCGGCGCCGACGGCGTCGTCGTCCTCGAATTCCGTGACCCGTCCGGCGCGGCCCTGCCCGGGTGGACGCCCGGCGCGCACATCGATCTGCTGCTCACCCCGGAGCTCACCCGCCAGTACTCGCTGTGCGGCGACCCGGCCGACACCGGCACCTGGCGCGTTGCCGTGCTGCGGGAGGCGATGGGCCGCGGCGGTTCGCAGTTCGTGCACGACAAGCTGAGCGAAGGCGACACTGTCACCGTCCGCGGACCGCGCAACCATTTCGCGCTCGAGCCGTCACCGCGGTACGTGTTCGTCGCCGGCGGCATCGGGATCACGCCGATCCTCACCATGGCGCACGCCGCGGAGAACGCCGGCGCCGACTGGACCCTCGTCTACGGCGGACGCAGCCGCAGCTCGATGGCGTTCGCCGACACGCTCGCCGAGCGGTTCGACGACCGGGTGGTGATCCACCCCCAGGACGAGCACGGGCTCATCGACCTTCCCGGGCTGCTCGGCAACGTCCGGGAGAACACCCTCGTCTACTGCTGCGGGCCCGCACCGCTGCTCGACGCCGTCACCGCCCACTGCGACGACTGGCCGTCCGGCACGCTGCACCTCGAGCGGTTCGCCGCCAAGGACCTCGAGGAACCGGTCCGGGCCGAGGGGTTCGAGGTGGAGCTGACGCTGAGCGGCAAGACCGTCACCGTCGCCCCGGAGCAGTCGATCCTGCAGGCCGTCACCGCCGCCGGCGTCCAGGTGCTGTCGTCCTGCGAGGAGGGGACCTGCGGAACCTGCGAGACGCCCGTGCTCGGCGGTACTGTCGATCACCGGGATTCCCTGCTCACCGCGGACGAGCAGGCGGCCAACGACACCATGATGATCTGCGTCTCGCGTGCGAGCTGTCCACGCCTGACGCTGGAACTGTGA